Proteins found in one Pseudomonas mosselii genomic segment:
- a CDS encoding general secretion pathway protein GspN — protein MKRRAGLWMALVFCLTLLVELPARWLVAGFGLPAEGVSGSLWQGQAERLGAAGPVQWTWRAWQRDLQVRLVFQGQGWQGRLSGWPWRWQAGLQAVGAQPSAALGYRLTGQWQGGISLQGSGQRCLAAEGRITVVDLALSAPWSLGLGEGTLEMDCRQGWRLVAGLVRQGQHQLGLEADLVARRAQLDFAMSADAGLTPVLRGLQWLGPEDTIGQRGLSW, from the coding sequence ATGAAGCGGCGGGCTGGCCTGTGGATGGCCCTGGTGTTCTGCCTGACGCTGTTGGTGGAGCTGCCAGCGCGTTGGTTGGTCGCCGGGTTCGGGCTACCGGCCGAGGGCGTGAGCGGCAGCCTGTGGCAAGGGCAGGCCGAGCGGCTGGGTGCGGCAGGACCGGTGCAATGGACGTGGCGAGCATGGCAGCGCGATCTGCAGGTTCGGTTGGTTTTTCAAGGTCAGGGTTGGCAAGGGCGCCTGAGCGGCTGGCCGTGGCGTTGGCAGGCCGGGCTGCAGGCAGTGGGCGCGCAGCCCAGCGCGGCCCTGGGATACCGCCTGACCGGGCAGTGGCAAGGGGGTATCAGCCTGCAAGGCTCGGGGCAGCGTTGCCTGGCCGCCGAAGGGCGGATCACGGTGGTCGACCTGGCTTTGAGCGCCCCGTGGTCCCTGGGATTGGGGGAGGGGACGCTGGAAATGGACTGTCGCCAGGGCTGGCGGCTGGTCGCGGGGCTGGTTCGCCAAGGCCAACACCAGCTCGGCCTGGAGGCCGACCTGGTGGCACGGCGGGCGCAGCTCGATTTCGCAATGTCGGCCGATGCCGGCCTGACCCCGGTGCTGCGCGGCCTGCAATGGCTGGGGCCGGAAGACACTATTGGGCAGCGTGGGCTGAGCTGGTAG
- a CDS encoding L,D-transpeptidase family protein: MRWLLALFCLSVASVSQAAFTETIIRKTPSAVQSPAQPATGGAQQERLIDKVLVIKSERRLQLISRGEPLKTYRISLGKQPKGAKQREGDKKTPEGLYWLDWRKVSDRYNLAMHISYPNITDAAKARSEGVPAGSMIMIHGTPINEEYPEWYFHTLDWTEGCIAMRNDDMREVWSMVKDGTLIEIRP; the protein is encoded by the coding sequence ATGCGCTGGCTGCTTGCCCTCTTCTGCCTCAGTGTCGCCTCGGTGTCGCAAGCCGCCTTCACCGAGACCATCATCCGCAAGACACCGTCGGCCGTGCAGTCGCCGGCCCAGCCCGCCACTGGCGGCGCCCAGCAGGAACGGCTGATCGACAAGGTGCTGGTGATCAAGTCCGAACGCCGCCTGCAGTTGATCAGCCGCGGCGAGCCGCTCAAGACCTACCGCATCTCCCTGGGCAAGCAGCCCAAGGGCGCCAAGCAGCGCGAGGGCGACAAGAAGACCCCCGAAGGGCTGTACTGGCTTGACTGGCGCAAGGTCAGCGACCGCTACAACCTGGCCATGCACATCTCCTACCCGAACATCACCGACGCCGCCAAGGCCCGCAGCGAAGGCGTGCCCGCCGGCAGCATGATCATGATCCACGGCACGCCGATCAACGAGGAGTACCCCGAGTGGTACTTCCACACCCTCGACTGGACCGAGGGCTGCATCGCCATGCGCAATGACGACATGCGCGAGGTGTGGAGCATGGTCAAGGACGGCACGCTGATCGAAATCCGGCCCTGA
- a CDS encoding CoA pyrophosphatase has translation MLDELLRRMSNHTPASLETDRRFPEAAVLLPITRSEEPELVLTLRAQGLSTHGGEVAFPGGRRDPEDPDLVFTALREAEEEIGLPPGLVEVIGPLSPVISLHGLKVTPFVGLIPDYVEYRANDAEIAAVFTVPLAFFRQDPRDHTHRIDYQGRSWYVPSYRYGDYKIWGLSAIMIVELVNLLFDAGISLHQPPERFIKN, from the coding sequence ATGCTGGATGAGCTTCTTCGCCGAATGAGCAACCATACCCCCGCGTCACTGGAGACGGACCGCCGTTTCCCAGAAGCGGCGGTGTTGTTGCCCATTACCCGTAGCGAAGAGCCGGAGCTGGTGCTGACCCTGCGCGCCCAGGGCCTGTCGACCCACGGCGGCGAAGTTGCCTTTCCTGGCGGTCGGCGCGATCCGGAAGACCCCGACCTGGTGTTCACCGCCCTGCGCGAGGCCGAGGAAGAAATCGGCCTGCCGCCCGGGCTGGTCGAGGTGATCGGGCCGCTGAGCCCGGTGATCTCGTTGCACGGCCTGAAGGTGACACCGTTCGTCGGTTTGATCCCCGACTATGTCGAGTACCGCGCCAATGACGCCGAAATTGCCGCAGTGTTCACCGTGCCGCTGGCGTTCTTCCGTCAGGATCCCCGTGATCACACCCATCGCATCGACTACCAGGGGCGCAGCTGGTACGTGCCCAGCTACCGTTACGGCGACTACAAGATCTGGGGCTTGTCGGCGATCATGATCGTCGAACTGGTCAACCTGCTGTTCGATGCCGGCATCAGCCTGCACCAGCCACCCGAGCGTTTCATCAAGAACTGA
- a CDS encoding GspL/Epsl periplasmic domain-containing protein, whose translation MKLEWRRRAPAQPWLLLRPGEVWEWLLVIQGRPVREGLGEPPPGLEARVALIVPGEQCSHFQLAAPPGLKREEWPLLVEDRLLQGADDVLCACIGRHAGQVQLLVVARARLDEWRAQCSAWALPVERCWAEFQLLPDSVGASGWHWRRGTVSLYKAQARWLAWPQVLGLPPTLDWLADDADCIEGPWPEVLVPLDGLSGVFEARQARSRPRLQGGQSRLAVACLALALAWGGLWCAQQWRQAQVYRAQVLAVTGPQATPRQAALALKRLRDDAGESQVRLRLLDAVQAQVHAWLNDHPGWQVRAVRYDGQRWHLELEGEGTGAPWQDMATAIGVHVQVEDEARRVVFDLGSAA comes from the coding sequence ATGAAGCTTGAATGGCGCCGCCGGGCGCCGGCACAACCCTGGTTGTTGCTGCGTCCAGGCGAGGTCTGGGAGTGGCTGCTGGTGATCCAGGGCCGTCCGGTGCGCGAGGGACTGGGGGAGCCACCGCCAGGGCTCGAGGCGCGCGTCGCCCTGATCGTTCCCGGCGAGCAGTGCAGCCACTTCCAGCTGGCCGCGCCGCCCGGGCTCAAGCGCGAAGAGTGGCCGTTGTTGGTCGAAGACCGCTTGCTGCAAGGCGCCGATGATGTGCTGTGTGCCTGTATCGGGCGTCACGCGGGGCAGGTGCAATTGCTGGTGGTGGCGCGGGCGAGGCTGGATGAATGGCGTGCGCAGTGCTCCGCCTGGGCGCTGCCGGTTGAGCGTTGCTGGGCTGAGTTCCAGCTGCTGCCCGACAGCGTGGGCGCGTCGGGTTGGCATTGGCGGCGAGGGACGGTGAGCCTGTACAAGGCCCAGGCACGTTGGTTGGCCTGGCCACAGGTGCTCGGTTTGCCGCCTACGTTGGACTGGCTGGCCGACGACGCTGACTGCATCGAGGGCCCATGGCCAGAAGTGCTGGTGCCGCTCGATGGCCTGTCGGGGGTGTTCGAGGCGCGACAGGCCCGCTCACGCCCGCGCTTGCAGGGCGGGCAATCGCGCCTGGCCGTCGCCTGCCTGGCGTTAGCCCTGGCGTGGGGCGGACTCTGGTGTGCGCAACAGTGGCGACAGGCCCAGGTCTATCGCGCCCAGGTGCTGGCGGTGACCGGTCCCCAGGCGACACCACGCCAGGCGGCGCTGGCGCTCAAGCGCCTGCGGGACGACGCCGGTGAAAGCCAGGTGCGCCTGCGTCTGCTCGACGCGGTGCAGGCGCAGGTCCATGCCTGGTTGAACGATCACCCTGGCTGGCAGGTGCGGGCGGTGCGGTACGACGGCCAGCGCTGGCACCTGGAGCTGGAAGGCGAGGGCACAGGCGCGCCCTGGCAGGACATGGCCACGGCGATTGGCGTGCACGTCCAGGTGGAAGACGAGGCACGCCGCGTGGTGTTCGACTTGGGGAGCGCAGCATGA
- the gspM gene encoding type II secretion system protein GspM, whose amino-acid sequence MNREWLQQHRLSLAWGVVALLVALLALREGIAYWREQAQWRALAESLTAQAQQPALTLEGLHQSAQARHIELAEVQPEDEGWLARGKVADAQALQGWLQALRDDGARPLRWGLERDTEGLRFTVRLRP is encoded by the coding sequence ATGAACCGTGAATGGTTGCAGCAGCATCGGCTATCGCTGGCCTGGGGTGTCGTCGCGCTGTTGGTTGCGCTGCTGGCGCTGCGCGAGGGCATCGCCTATTGGCGTGAGCAGGCGCAGTGGCGGGCGCTGGCCGAATCGTTGACGGCGCAAGCGCAGCAACCCGCATTGACCCTGGAAGGGCTGCACCAGTCGGCCCAGGCGCGACACATCGAGCTCGCCGAGGTGCAGCCCGAGGACGAAGGCTGGCTGGCGCGTGGCAAGGTGGCCGATGCCCAGGCGCTGCAAGGCTGGTTGCAGGCCCTGCGCGATGATGGCGCGCGGCCTTTGCGGTGGGGATTGGAGCGGGACACCGAGGGGCTGCGCTTTACCGTGCGGCTGCGGCCATGA
- a CDS encoding gamma carbonic anhydrase family protein encodes MKYRLGDLRVETHPESWTAPNAALIGKVRLQARASVWFGAVLRGDNELIDIGEDSNVQDGTVMHTDMGAPLTIGRGVTIGHNAMLHGCTVGDYSLIGINAVILNGARIGKHCIIGANALIPEGKEIPDGSLVMGSPGKVVRELTEQQKRMLEASAAHYVHNAQRYARELVIDED; translated from the coding sequence ATGAAATACCGCCTGGGCGACCTGCGGGTCGAGACCCATCCCGAGAGCTGGACCGCGCCCAACGCCGCGCTGATCGGCAAGGTGCGCCTGCAGGCGCGTGCCAGCGTCTGGTTCGGCGCGGTGCTGCGCGGCGACAACGAGCTGATCGACATCGGCGAGGACAGCAACGTCCAGGACGGCACGGTGATGCACACCGACATGGGGGCGCCGCTGACCATCGGCCGTGGCGTGACCATCGGCCACAACGCCATGCTGCACGGCTGCACGGTCGGGGACTACAGCCTGATCGGCATCAACGCGGTGATTCTCAACGGGGCGCGGATCGGCAAGCATTGCATCATCGGCGCCAATGCGCTGATCCCCGAAGGCAAGGAAATTCCCGACGGTTCGCTGGTGATGGGCTCGCCGGGCAAAGTGGTGCGCGAGCTTACCGAGCAGCAGAAGCGCATGCTCGAGGCCAGCGCCGCGCACTACGTGCACAACGCCCAGCGCTATGCGCGTGAGCTGGTGATCGATGAAGACTGA
- a CDS encoding ShlB/FhaC/HecB family hemolysin secretion/activation protein, with amino-acid sequence MNTRTFSRVSYRAASILLASIFLACPSAVVAAPRWIDPAGQDLRDQQQSLRKLEQDRRLERWEHSRPIDRAHRSETPSTEQGQRCWAVSGVRLAGNRTLRSQHLEPTVRALSSSCMGAAEIDRLLKAITQQYVQAGYPTSRPYVARPPEHGAPLDIVIVEGFIESIEITDQGLPLSLGNAFPGTLGRPLHLPDLEQGLDQLNRLRAYDLEMALLPGELQGGTRVVIKPRQVCSRVHLDASIDNRGGETTGRHRLNLGLGLDSPLGLNDDLRLSFNRTVFEAPGQTEGLSLHYSLPHGPWTFSLNASQMRYSAPVPRTRYSSNGENEFFGLGAERVLWRNRQGMLSASTRVDRKALTNRFGPVVLALQSPTLSTVDAGLNLLWLESGLWNLYLGVSKGVDWFGADQPHHNKRAPRPDFTKYRANLLHLRQGPAEHPWRWQSELALQFSTDVLPAIEQQQLSDHSAVRGFRQHNVTGASAAVWRNTLSQPLPSGWTWPVQARPSIGLDHGWARYMRESPSQRLTGASVGIELSVPRSSLRLDYQRALHASDRRRKALEHGFWIAQWSLSI; translated from the coding sequence ATGAACACCCGCACTTTCAGCCGCGTCTCATACCGAGCCGCGAGCATCCTGCTCGCCAGTATCTTCCTGGCCTGCCCATCGGCGGTAGTAGCGGCTCCACGCTGGATCGATCCGGCCGGCCAGGACCTACGCGACCAACAGCAGTCACTGCGAAAACTGGAACAGGACCGACGACTCGAACGCTGGGAACATTCACGGCCCATCGACAGAGCACACCGAAGCGAAACACCGTCCACCGAACAGGGTCAACGCTGCTGGGCAGTGAGTGGCGTGCGACTGGCGGGCAACCGAACACTTCGGTCCCAGCACCTTGAACCCACCGTACGCGCCTTGTCGTCCTCATGCATGGGCGCAGCAGAAATCGACCGATTGCTCAAGGCAATCACCCAGCAGTACGTGCAGGCCGGCTATCCCACCAGCCGCCCCTACGTTGCACGCCCCCCTGAACATGGCGCCCCACTGGATATCGTGATTGTCGAGGGCTTCATAGAATCGATCGAAATCACTGACCAGGGCCTGCCCCTGTCACTGGGCAACGCGTTTCCAGGCACACTCGGCCGCCCCCTGCATTTGCCGGATCTTGAGCAAGGCCTCGACCAACTTAATCGTCTGCGCGCCTACGACCTGGAAATGGCCCTGCTGCCTGGGGAGTTGCAAGGGGGGACCCGCGTCGTGATCAAACCTCGGCAGGTCTGCTCACGCGTGCACCTGGACGCCAGCATCGACAACCGTGGCGGTGAAACGACCGGCCGCCATCGTCTGAACCTGGGCCTGGGCCTGGACAGCCCGCTGGGTTTGAACGACGACCTGCGCCTGTCGTTCAACCGGACCGTTTTCGAAGCACCAGGACAAACCGAAGGCTTGAGCCTCCATTACAGCCTGCCTCACGGTCCCTGGACCTTCAGCCTCAACGCCAGCCAGATGCGCTACAGTGCCCCGGTGCCCCGGACCCGCTACAGCAGCAATGGCGAGAACGAGTTTTTCGGCCTTGGCGCGGAGCGTGTGCTCTGGCGCAATCGCCAAGGCATGCTCAGTGCCAGCACACGCGTGGACCGCAAGGCATTGACCAACCGCTTTGGCCCGGTGGTACTGGCGCTGCAGAGCCCGACCCTGAGTACCGTCGATGCCGGCCTCAATCTGCTGTGGCTGGAGAGCGGGCTATGGAACCTGTACCTGGGCGTGAGCAAGGGCGTGGACTGGTTCGGCGCCGACCAGCCCCACCACAACAAGCGTGCGCCCCGTCCGGACTTCACAAAGTACCGCGCCAACCTCCTGCACCTGCGCCAAGGCCCTGCCGAGCACCCATGGCGTTGGCAGAGTGAACTGGCCCTGCAATTCAGCACCGATGTCCTGCCCGCGATCGAACAGCAGCAGCTCAGCGATCACTCGGCCGTGCGCGGTTTTCGTCAGCACAACGTGACCGGCGCCAGTGCCGCCGTCTGGCGCAACACCCTCAGTCAGCCGCTGCCCTCGGGTTGGACCTGGCCTGTGCAAGCACGCCCATCGATAGGCCTTGACCATGGCTGGGCCCGCTATATGCGCGAGAGTCCCTCCCAGCGCCTGACCGGTGCCTCGGTGGGTATTGAACTGAGCGTCCCACGCAGCAGCCTGCGCCTGGACTACCAGCGCGCCCTGCATGCCAGCGATCGACGGCGCAAGGCGTTGGAACACGGTTTCTGGATAGCCCAGTGGTCCCTGAGCATTTGA
- a CDS encoding hemagglutinin repeat-containing protein → MSHINAINSLLKIPANDYSISYITCEVLMQNPAPKTSPDTLRWAVFLALLGTTQVQAQGALTPAPGPGGTPIIDNGHGVPVIDIVAPNASGLSHNQFLDYNVGRQGLVLNNALQAGQSQLAGQLGANPQFQGQAASTILNEVISQNASKIEGAQEIFGQKADYLLANPNGITVNGGSFINTTRAGFVVGNAHVQDGQVKHLDSRDARGALNVLGRGLSNGEGALALIAPRIDAKGLLLAKDDLNLTVGRNTVDAENRAVLQHLPGVSGSIDASLLGSMRAGQIRIVSTAEGAGVQIGGMNLHAERGDLSIQSAGNLVVQGDELLQTNLTSSNGKLALSAAHDLQFTAANGKGRQVELNAGKNLTLDTITRETLQKDPVDWVKKSWFVTTESRKGLTETTDRKIVSSRLVAQDDLDLLAGNDLTLSAAQLEAGSTLNLRSGNKMTIGAGLESRDTKEQHSHTIYLDRTDTDGTSHTEQVKASTLKGNKLVAHAGSDMQVSGSHLNAKHHLQLDSKGDLTIESAAENDQGHRITGVRDFVASAGETATDSGQYSAKIGYEHLHKDENTALTRQVASSVSAGTVSLASARKLTLKGSEVQANAGSLTANANDIELAAAYDNESRHTLDTTRGAALSATIGTERVGVSIDGYQGPTVELQSQSTVQRSTLKSSGDMKIDAAKLVTSAAQVQAQGSLEINADTIDNQAAADTTVRETLLSKWDGGLGVSADYAYVTDRAKYAFDHLRQLATGQKAESTLNDSQKPNLEAKLALEHQSLKQRDTTSTAQVSTFEAGRVIVQAYDSIKDEGTDYNAKAGDLRIVAGEHQMLAASDRTTRETSRINAGGNLRVDSKTLTDVNGTLEGHGGSEASLGETTLARVGSLQGKHGVQVALTGNGHYEGTRIDGGEGAVRLDSQGDLTLAAVHDRTVEKTTTLDAGLALKAGVNLIGANGGAQGTLKHHTHEAQNSKARVAQIDSKHEVGLSSHGDLRLEGTRIGSGTVATGDITLHSEGLLTVAAAGDTETKVGGTWGGKLDGSGSAVGGGLGAEGTFGRTSQEKRTAVGATFDSNGAVQLTSLASNDAALNVQGLQASARKIGLEARNGGVLIEAAGNTEQHDNLDITLGAGAKLSAIGLGGANALVQLDLDTSNNTTWSDSRLRADTVELQSKGDTRIEGAQVEAHHVAGEIGGDLLVASRKNQTDAKALNADIKMNQKDAADASGDAKPSLADAFDKGDIGEIVSALWSTVTDKVTPAIKGGLSRKLDDTVTQQTTLSGTQGIDLGVGGTTHLVGAKVQASDGKVDVGSSITRQNLSGRDYQEDTKVNVDLTPGGLTKSAVGFLTSLFHGKGEGNSNNKPYESSGHDTTTEYVSQIEQGRKR, encoded by the coding sequence TTGAGCCACATAAACGCCATCAACAGTCTTCTTAAAATTCCCGCAAATGATTACTCGATTTCGTACATCACTTGCGAGGTTCTCATGCAAAATCCTGCTCCCAAAACCAGTCCCGACACTTTACGCTGGGCTGTCTTTCTCGCCCTGCTGGGCACCACCCAGGTCCAAGCGCAAGGCGCCCTGACCCCGGCGCCGGGCCCTGGAGGTACCCCGATCATCGACAATGGCCACGGCGTTCCGGTGATCGACATCGTCGCACCCAATGCCAGCGGCCTGTCGCACAATCAGTTCCTCGACTACAACGTCGGCAGGCAAGGTCTGGTGTTGAACAACGCCCTGCAGGCCGGGCAATCGCAACTGGCCGGCCAGCTCGGCGCCAACCCGCAGTTCCAAGGCCAGGCCGCCTCGACCATCCTCAACGAGGTCATCAGCCAGAACGCCTCGAAAATCGAAGGCGCGCAGGAAATCTTCGGGCAGAAAGCCGATTACCTGCTTGCCAATCCCAACGGCATCACGGTCAACGGTGGCAGCTTCATCAATACGACCCGCGCGGGCTTCGTGGTGGGTAATGCGCACGTCCAGGATGGGCAGGTCAAACATCTCGACAGCCGTGATGCCCGCGGCGCCCTCAATGTGCTGGGGCGTGGCCTGAGCAATGGCGAAGGCGCCTTGGCGCTTATCGCGCCACGTATCGATGCCAAAGGCTTGCTGTTGGCCAAGGACGACCTGAACCTCACCGTCGGACGTAATACTGTCGATGCCGAAAACCGCGCAGTGCTGCAGCATCTGCCAGGCGTATCCGGATCCATTGACGCCAGCCTGCTCGGCTCGATGCGCGCCGGTCAGATTCGCATCGTGAGCACTGCCGAGGGCGCGGGTGTGCAGATCGGTGGGATGAACCTGCACGCGGAACGTGGTGACCTGAGCATCCAGTCAGCCGGTAACCTGGTGGTGCAAGGCGACGAACTACTCCAGACCAACCTCACCAGCAGCAACGGCAAGCTGGCGCTGAGCGCTGCGCACGATTTGCAGTTCACTGCGGCCAATGGCAAGGGCCGGCAAGTCGAGCTCAACGCTGGGAAGAACCTGACGCTCGATACCATTACCCGCGAAACCTTGCAGAAGGACCCTGTCGACTGGGTGAAGAAGAGTTGGTTCGTCACCACCGAAAGCCGCAAGGGCCTTACCGAGACCACCGATCGCAAGATTGTGAGCAGTCGCCTTGTGGCGCAGGACGATCTGGACCTGCTGGCAGGTAATGACCTGACGCTGAGCGCCGCACAGCTTGAAGCAGGAAGCACCCTGAACCTGCGCAGTGGCAACAAGATGACGATCGGCGCCGGCCTGGAAAGCCGCGATACCAAGGAACAGCACAGCCACACCATTTACCTTGACCGCACAGACACTGACGGCACGTCGCACACAGAGCAGGTCAAAGCCAGCACGCTCAAGGGCAACAAACTCGTTGCGCATGCCGGCAGCGACATGCAGGTCAGTGGCTCACACCTCAATGCCAAGCACCACCTCCAGCTGGACAGCAAGGGCGACTTGACCATTGAAAGCGCCGCGGAAAACGACCAGGGTCATCGCATCACTGGTGTTCGCGACTTCGTTGCCAGCGCCGGGGAAACGGCAACGGATTCAGGCCAGTACTCCGCGAAAATCGGTTACGAGCATTTGCACAAGGATGAAAATACAGCCTTGACTCGCCAGGTGGCGAGTTCGGTCAGTGCCGGCACCGTTTCCTTGGCCAGTGCTCGCAAGCTGACGCTCAAGGGCTCCGAGGTTCAAGCGAATGCCGGCAGTCTCACCGCCAACGCCAACGACATCGAACTTGCAGCGGCCTACGATAACGAGAGCAGACACACCCTCGACACCACCCGCGGCGCGGCGCTGAGCGCCACCATCGGGACCGAGCGTGTCGGCGTGAGCATCGACGGCTACCAGGGTCCGACCGTCGAGCTCCAAAGTCAGTCCACCGTTCAACGCAGCACGCTGAAATCAAGCGGTGACATGAAGATCGATGCCGCAAAGCTGGTTACCTCTGCCGCCCAGGTGCAGGCGCAAGGATCGCTGGAAATAAATGCTGACACGATCGACAACCAGGCGGCAGCCGACACCACGGTACGCGAGACCCTCCTGAGCAAGTGGGATGGAGGCCTGGGTGTCAGTGCCGACTATGCATACGTCACAGATCGCGCCAAGTACGCCTTCGACCATTTGCGCCAGTTGGCTACAGGCCAGAAAGCCGAATCGACGCTCAACGATTCGCAGAAGCCAAACCTGGAGGCAAAGCTGGCCCTGGAGCACCAGTCGCTCAAGCAGAGGGACACCACCAGCACGGCGCAGGTCAGCACATTCGAAGCAGGTCGAGTCATCGTTCAGGCCTATGACAGCATCAAGGACGAGGGCACCGACTACAACGCCAAGGCGGGTGATCTGCGGATCGTGGCGGGCGAACACCAGATGCTGGCCGCCAGTGATCGCACTACCCGTGAAACAAGCCGCATCAACGCAGGCGGTAACCTGCGCGTGGACAGCAAGACCTTGACGGATGTCAACGGCACGCTTGAAGGGCATGGGGGCTCCGAGGCGAGCCTGGGAGAAACCACGCTTGCCCGCGTTGGCAGTCTGCAGGGCAAGCATGGGGTTCAGGTCGCGCTCACGGGTAACGGACACTACGAGGGTACCCGCATCGACGGCGGCGAGGGTGCGGTGCGCCTGGATAGCCAAGGTGACCTGACACTGGCGGCTGTTCATGACCGCACCGTGGAGAAAACCACGACACTGGACGCAGGCCTGGCGCTGAAGGCGGGTGTCAACCTGATCGGAGCCAATGGCGGGGCGCAGGGTACTCTCAAACACCACACGCACGAGGCTCAGAACAGCAAGGCGCGAGTCGCGCAAATCGACAGCAAGCATGAGGTTGGGCTCTCCAGCCATGGCGACCTGCGTCTGGAGGGAACGCGCATCGGTAGCGGCACCGTGGCCACCGGCGATATCACGCTGCACAGTGAGGGTCTGCTGACCGTGGCCGCAGCCGGCGATACCGAAACCAAGGTGGGCGGTACCTGGGGTGGCAAACTGGATGGCTCGGGGAGCGCTGTGGGTGGCGGTCTGGGCGCTGAAGGCACCTTTGGCCGGACCAGCCAGGAAAAGCGTACCGCCGTCGGCGCGACGTTCGACAGCAACGGGGCGGTGCAGCTCACGAGCCTGGCCAGCAATGATGCTGCCCTCAACGTGCAAGGGTTGCAGGCCAGTGCTCGGAAGATCGGCCTCGAGGCTCGCAATGGTGGCGTGTTGATCGAAGCCGCAGGCAACACCGAACAACACGACAACCTCGATATCACCCTCGGCGCCGGAGCCAAGCTTTCAGCAATAGGACTGGGAGGCGCGAACGCCCTGGTCCAGCTTGACCTGGACACAAGCAACAACACGACCTGGAGCGACAGCCGTCTGCGCGCCGACACAGTCGAGTTACAGAGTAAAGGCGATACCCGTATCGAAGGTGCCCAGGTCGAAGCCCATCATGTCGCAGGCGAAATCGGTGGCGATCTGCTGGTGGCAAGTCGCAAGAACCAGACTGACGCCAAGGCCCTCAATGCCGATATCAAAATGAACCAGAAAGACGCCGCAGACGCTTCCGGTGATGCCAAGCCATCACTGGCGGACGCCTTCGACAAAGGCGACATCGGCGAAATCGTCAGTGCGCTCTGGAGCACGGTCACCGACAAGGTCACGCCGGCAATCAAGGGAGGCCTCTCCAGGAAGCTTGACGATACCGTCACACAACAGACCACCCTCTCCGGCACACAGGGCATCGACCTGGGCGTCGGGGGCACAACCCATCTTGTCGGCGCCAAAGTACAGGCCAGCGATGGCAAGGTCGACGTCGGGAGCAGCATTACCCGACAGAACCTCAGCGGCCGCGACTATCAGGAGGATACCAAGGTCAACGTAGACCTGACGCCAGGGGGCCTGACAAAGAGTGCGGTCGGTTTCTTAACCAGCCTGTTCCATGGCAAGGGTGAAGGCAACAGCAACAACAAGCCGTACGAAAGCAGTGGCCACGACACCACCACCGAGTACGTCTCGCAAATTGAGCAGGGCCGCAAGCGCTGA
- a CDS encoding NUDIX hydrolase, whose product MKFCSACGQPVTQRIPEGDSRLRYVCDHCQTIHYQNPNIVAGVLPTWRSQVLLCRRAIEPRRGFWTLPAGFMENGETLDAAARRETVEEACARVAEMSLYQLFDLPHINQVHVFFRAELADLDFAVGIESLEVRLFEEHEIPWGELAFRTVTRTLECYYRDRIRQHYPIGHEYLPPMNVSSPTI is encoded by the coding sequence ATGAAATTCTGCAGCGCGTGCGGCCAACCGGTCACCCAGCGGATCCCCGAAGGCGACAGCCGCCTGCGGTATGTCTGCGACCATTGCCAGACCATCCACTACCAGAACCCCAACATCGTCGCCGGGGTGCTGCCCACCTGGCGTTCCCAGGTGCTGCTGTGCCGCCGCGCCATCGAGCCGCGCCGGGGCTTCTGGACCTTGCCCGCCGGGTTCATGGAGAACGGCGAGACCCTGGATGCCGCCGCCCGTCGCGAAACCGTCGAGGAGGCCTGCGCCCGGGTCGCCGAGATGAGCCTGTACCAGCTGTTCGACCTGCCGCACATCAACCAGGTACACGTGTTCTTCCGTGCCGAGCTGGCCGACCTGGACTTCGCCGTGGGCATCGAGAGCCTGGAGGTGCGCCTGTTCGAGGAACACGAGATCCCCTGGGGCGAGCTGGCTTTCCGCACCGTCACACGCACACTAGAATGCTATTATCGCGACCGCATCAGGCAGCACTACCCCATAGGCCATGAATACCTGCCGCCGATGAACGTTTCGTCGCCCACCATTTAA
- a CDS encoding DUF1289 domain-containing protein, with amino-acid sequence MKTDERPVASPCVSICALDEQDICTGCQRTVDEITRWGRMDNEQRREVLKKCHERALAAGLVIGL; translated from the coding sequence ATGAAGACTGACGAACGGCCCGTGGCCTCGCCCTGCGTCAGCATCTGCGCGCTGGACGAGCAGGATATCTGCACCGGGTGCCAGCGCACGGTGGACGAGATCACCCGCTGGGGGCGGATGGACAACGAGCAGCGCCGGGAGGTGCTCAAGAAATGCCATGAGCGGGCGCTGGCGGCGGGGCTGGTGATTGGCCTGTAA